In a single window of the Massilia oculi genome:
- a CDS encoding tyrosinase family protein, translated as MFDAHRRTFLNGSAGCALAALMPAAKAQARVVTRPALHTAAGREMLIIYAKAVGAMMDSSKYPEGDPRSWTFQWYTHMVRGDRTKDAELQRIYSANGTHRELAKLMWNTCEAHLDARREPFFLPWHRLYLLAFEDIVRVVSGRADFALPYWDYTDPDLSRRALPEAFRSPKHPILKHLFRPNRNPGVNQGQPIDQPAGSRAPLSLDFMKSVDYNESEEDAGFCANIDGTLHGAVHTNVGNRIGMGRVAWAADDPIFWVHHCNIDRAWASWNRAGGVNPTDPQFLNEEFTFAGPTGEPLRRKAGEAVQMQDYQYDFYIGADPIPATKPLLVTNRAVARASARDINLSTATRQVKLESGATQVGDRPTLVAAPLKIDPEKPAYLKMEGLSADRGAPAYDVHLAAMSSVTKRRSAPSYVGTINFFGAESAHSGQGDAHGGGHSAGHGGGQDEGSAAAGAAGRSVSFQLSKALKQQLSQSGLAPYVTFVPLSGGAKDAKPRIRQILVSGS; from the coding sequence ATGTTTGACGCACACCGCCGCACCTTCCTGAACGGATCGGCCGGATGCGCCCTGGCCGCCCTGATGCCCGCCGCGAAGGCCCAGGCGCGGGTGGTCACGCGCCCGGCATTGCATACCGCCGCCGGACGGGAGATGCTGATAATCTATGCGAAGGCCGTCGGCGCGATGATGGACTCGTCCAAGTACCCTGAAGGCGATCCGCGTTCCTGGACCTTCCAGTGGTACACCCACATGGTCCGCGGCGACCGCACGAAGGATGCCGAACTGCAGCGCATCTACAGCGCCAACGGCACCCACCGCGAGCTCGCCAAGCTCATGTGGAATACCTGCGAGGCCCATCTGGACGCCCGCCGCGAACCCTTCTTCCTGCCCTGGCACCGTCTGTACCTGCTGGCCTTCGAGGACATCGTGCGGGTGGTGAGTGGCCGGGCCGATTTTGCCCTGCCATATTGGGACTATACGGACCCCGATCTCAGCCGACGCGCCTTGCCGGAAGCATTCCGGTCACCCAAGCACCCAATCTTAAAGCACCTGTTCCGGCCCAACCGCAATCCCGGAGTGAACCAGGGACAGCCGATCGACCAGCCGGCCGGCAGCCGCGCCCCGCTATCCCTGGACTTCATGAAGTCGGTCGACTACAACGAATCCGAGGAGGACGCCGGATTCTGCGCGAATATCGACGGCACCTTGCATGGGGCCGTGCACACGAACGTGGGCAACCGGATCGGCATGGGTAGGGTGGCGTGGGCAGCCGACGACCCCATCTTCTGGGTCCATCACTGCAATATCGACCGGGCTTGGGCGAGCTGGAACAGGGCAGGCGGCGTCAATCCCACGGACCCGCAGTTCCTGAACGAAGAATTCACTTTCGCAGGTCCAACCGGCGAGCCGCTGCGCCGCAAGGCAGGCGAAGCGGTGCAGATGCAGGACTACCAGTACGACTTCTACATTGGCGCGGATCCGATCCCCGCAACCAAGCCGTTGCTGGTGACCAACCGCGCAGTGGCCCGCGCCAGCGCTCGCGACATTAACCTGTCCACGGCGACGCGCCAGGTCAAGCTTGAATCCGGCGCAACCCAAGTGGGGGATCGTCCCACGCTGGTTGCCGCGCCGCTGAAAATCGACCCGGAGAAGCCGGCCTACCTGAAGATGGAGGGTCTGTCGGCCGACCGCGGGGCGCCGGCTTATGATGTGCACTTGGCCGCCATGTCGTCCGTCACCAAGCGGCGCAGCGCGCCGAGCTATGTTGGCACGATCAACTTCTTCGGCGCGGAGTCGGCGCATTCCGGCCAGGGCGACGCGCATGGCGGTGGCCACAGTGCAGGCCACGGTGGCGGCCAGGATGAGGGAAGCGCTGCCGCAGGCGCGGCCGGGCGTTCCGTCAGTTTTCAACTTAGTAAGGCACTTAAACAACAGCTCAGCCAATCGGGACTGGCGCCGTATGTCACCTTCGTACCACTTTCGGGCGGGGCCAAAGACGCCAAGCCAAGAATCCGCCAAATTCTGGTGTCGGGCAGCTGA
- a CDS encoding S8 family serine peptidase, whose product MIMRRTALLVSLALPVAASANTMPATPQIITIMPAGPLPADAQWLLADLGALAERTVPGGEDPLRLLRAHCGGSYTNDYYQLAIRDNPGFIFGPAKEDRKLRLPACVQIDTNVVAQPLPGEDWQAFLKRHLGVEPGAQVSPCEPNDRRSDCNVMAVEKVAVRNGGEQAGLDKPLDPNRAVSLPWKVLPSTIILKPGIKSEDALKRLRELQKRYMSRHSANLGGAFNGLKVIKSAGSLKGVAGFRVQPEGPQVFTSAHEGGGMELIKPLAEDAPVLSGTSCDPAGSTLTPDWPINQTAVIAAIESSRAAAAKQGLALLPAVVRVVDTGARGLSSYFPMQALAVNAAEKASPLVDSDQNGLWGDYYGFGVRESGDVEPEKNDKYAMHGTQVADVALGGYALRSAYPDVYQLVKLSMAKVFMRVQDTVLVDDATLAKSIGEVPSHPKPRVINLSVGTTNVQSTTLLAKGLREAAQGNVLTVVAAGNDGKDIVLGKLTYPASYSGAEVPASWLIAVGASGPNGAPARFTNFSPDRVDLLAPGCRIPFQWDSSPTQWLHGTSLAAPLVSFTAAAVHALGVRKMSDVKARIIASADHVPAAQGYTRFGGIVLNVERALRVYEDVLRVRGASADLYGKWHFDPFDDFKACADDRVLEPARLFSLRTRIEGGVTQLRVLPKGMDGSLVEPQYCPVSDSRITFVEADGKVHDVPLDKIEVLIRASR is encoded by the coding sequence ATGATCATGCGCCGGACCGCACTCCTGGTTTCGCTCGCCCTGCCGGTGGCCGCCTCGGCCAATACTATGCCGGCCACTCCGCAGATCATCACCATCATGCCGGCCGGCCCGCTTCCCGCCGACGCACAATGGCTGCTGGCAGACCTCGGCGCACTGGCCGAGCGCACCGTCCCGGGTGGTGAGGACCCGCTACGCCTGTTGCGTGCGCATTGCGGTGGTTCGTACACCAACGATTACTACCAGCTGGCCATCCGCGACAACCCGGGCTTTATATTCGGACCCGCCAAGGAAGACCGCAAACTGCGCCTGCCCGCGTGCGTACAGATCGATACCAATGTAGTGGCGCAGCCCTTGCCTGGCGAAGACTGGCAGGCCTTCCTGAAGCGCCACCTCGGGGTAGAGCCAGGAGCCCAGGTGTCGCCCTGCGAACCGAACGACCGCCGTTCCGACTGCAATGTAATGGCGGTGGAGAAGGTCGCGGTGCGTAACGGCGGCGAGCAGGCTGGGCTTGACAAGCCGTTGGATCCGAACCGTGCCGTTTCATTGCCGTGGAAGGTCCTGCCCAGCACGATTATTCTCAAGCCGGGCATCAAGTCAGAAGACGCGCTCAAGCGTCTGCGGGAACTGCAGAAGCGGTACATGAGCCGCCATTCTGCCAACCTGGGCGGCGCATTCAATGGCCTGAAGGTCATCAAGTCAGCTGGCTCGCTCAAGGGCGTAGCTGGCTTCCGGGTGCAGCCCGAGGGTCCTCAAGTCTTTACTAGCGCGCATGAAGGTGGCGGCATGGAATTGATCAAGCCGCTGGCTGAGGATGCCCCGGTGCTGAGCGGCACGTCTTGCGACCCTGCGGGCAGCACGCTCACGCCCGATTGGCCGATCAATCAGACCGCTGTGATTGCCGCTATCGAGTCTAGCCGCGCAGCGGCCGCGAAGCAGGGCCTTGCGCTCTTGCCAGCAGTGGTGCGCGTGGTCGACACCGGCGCACGCGGCCTATCCTCGTATTTTCCCATGCAGGCGCTGGCCGTAAACGCCGCGGAGAAGGCCAGCCCGCTGGTCGACAGCGACCAAAATGGCCTCTGGGGCGATTACTACGGTTTTGGCGTGCGCGAGAGTGGCGACGTGGAGCCGGAGAAGAACGACAAATACGCCATGCACGGAACCCAGGTCGCCGACGTCGCCCTTGGCGGCTACGCATTGCGCAGCGCTTACCCCGATGTGTACCAGCTGGTCAAGCTGAGCATGGCCAAGGTCTTCATGAGGGTGCAGGACACGGTTCTGGTCGATGATGCGACGCTGGCTAAGTCGATAGGGGAAGTTCCTTCCCATCCGAAGCCGCGCGTGATCAACCTCAGCGTGGGTACCACGAACGTACAGTCGACGACCTTGCTGGCCAAGGGTTTACGCGAAGCCGCGCAGGGGAATGTCCTAACTGTTGTCGCCGCCGGAAACGATGGGAAGGACATCGTCCTTGGCAAGCTAACCTATCCCGCTTCGTACAGCGGAGCTGAGGTCCCGGCGTCCTGGCTTATCGCGGTGGGCGCCAGCGGGCCCAACGGTGCGCCGGCCCGGTTCACGAATTTTAGTCCTGACCGGGTCGACCTGCTGGCGCCGGGCTGCCGCATCCCGTTCCAGTGGGACAGCAGTCCAACTCAATGGCTTCATGGAACGTCCCTGGCGGCACCGCTGGTGTCGTTCACTGCCGCGGCCGTTCATGCGCTGGGTGTGCGAAAGATGTCGGACGTGAAGGCGCGCATCATCGCGTCGGCCGATCACGTCCCGGCGGCCCAGGGCTATACGCGCTTCGGCGGCATCGTTCTCAACGTCGAGCGGGCCCTGCGCGTCTACGAAGACGTGCTGCGCGTACGCGGCGCGTCGGCCGACCTGTACGGCAAATGGCACTTCGATCCGTTCGACGACTTCAAGGCCTGTGCCGATGACCGGGTGCTCGAGCCAGCCAGGCTGTTCTCGCTGCGCACGCGCATCGAGGGCGGCGTCACACAGCTGCGTGTCCTGCCGAAGGGAATGGATGGGTCGCTAGTCGAGCCTCAGTACTGTCCGGTGTCGGACAGCCGCATCACGTTTGTGGAGGCTGACGGCAAGGTCCACGACGTGCCGCTCGACAAGATCGAGGTCCTGATCCGGGCCAGCCGCTGA
- a CDS encoding recombinase family protein → MAIFGYGRVSTKEQTTENQRREIETAGYEVNYWYADEGVSGKVSALLRPQFAKMLGQIRDDETLVVTKLDRLGRDAQDVGATIKALTARRIQVIVLQLGKLDLTSAAGKLMLTMLAAVAEMERDLLVERTQSGLARAKAEGKTLGRPASTTDEQRSAMARQHQAGASISALARTFGISRASVMRIVKPANTADVPT, encoded by the coding sequence ATGGCAATTTTTGGCTATGGGCGAGTCAGCACCAAAGAACAGACGACAGAGAATCAGCGACGTGAGATTGAGACGGCCGGCTATGAGGTTAATTACTGGTATGCTGACGAGGGCGTGTCGGGGAAGGTCTCAGCGCTACTGCGTCCGCAGTTCGCCAAGATGCTCGGACAGATCCGAGACGATGAGACCCTAGTAGTGACAAAGCTGGATCGCCTTGGCCGTGATGCTCAGGACGTCGGCGCCACGATCAAGGCCCTAACAGCGCGCCGCATCCAGGTCATCGTCCTGCAACTAGGGAAGCTGGACCTTACCAGCGCTGCGGGCAAGTTGATGCTAACTATGCTCGCGGCTGTGGCTGAAATGGAGCGCGACCTGCTGGTTGAGCGAACCCAGTCTGGCTTGGCCCGGGCAAAAGCAGAAGGGAAGACGCTGGGGCGCCCAGCCAGCACTACCGACGAGCAGCGCTCTGCAATGGCGAGACAACACCAGGCCGGCGCTTCGATCAGCGCCCTGGCGCGCACCTTTGGTATTTCTAGGGCTAGCGTCATGCGGATAGTAAAGCCGGCCAATACTGCAGATGTTCCTACTTGA
- a CDS encoding S8 family peptidase has protein sequence MAESNNFNKRNRPHISIDLFRDESAYVVPSRDRKRKPLRGDYAAHAAHLLSELRTALGPLPAPTSDGRLAIRGLKAGTIVEVTTCPPAEGSRSKATKIPAALDFPTQDITVLRSKRNDDCSESALLFIPDAAREYLRKRIAEYGKNPSGVRRPDLERFEVVENVRAADARSLFTMDIAFDSPEILWWEIWVRQPVISADRLVDAAKNANLDVHSERLLFPDTAVIFVHAAAKALISFATKVPGSITEIRRATGTIEPILDRGESGLSQHDWVAELAGRVASPPDGAPVVCILDTGIAAAHPLIAPGLQGAWAYDQAWGADDHYPGGGHGTPLAGLVLYGDLEPLMNDTRSVTLTHGAESVKLLPPRGFPPTKPPNYGIVTQGAVALVELERPEALRTFCLATSTTDFPPNRPSTWSGALDQIASGSMVGDISENVPARQRPKRLLLVATGNVSGGLALDVLPLQSLEDPSQSWNALTIGGFTRKEQPPAGPASLYSAVPANHRSPFSRGSQALPNDLTPIKPEVLFEAGNMASDEGGFCGWDPSMSLLATGSDVVAEPLVPFWATSAATGVAGNFVGRLQAALPTLWPETHRALIVDSARWPEPIRKNFVGTGAHWKGGSKSKKQQLLREYGYGVPDIERAIFSAQNDATLIAQSEIQPFALGADGKSGVFNEMHFYDLPWPRRALEKLENEIVTMKVTLSYFVEPNLTGKAATRPDTYRSFGLRFDMKKRGESDLRFRSRLTASQSKDSGEMDDETSYWLLGPKAIQAGSLHCDLWRGRAIDLAGHDAIAVYPVGGWWKSHTGQKRVTDKARYALVISISAPGHDIDLCAEIDVAIEAKEVEVLLG, from the coding sequence ATGGCGGAGTCTAACAATTTTAATAAGAGAAACCGTCCTCATATTTCGATTGATCTTTTTAGAGATGAGTCGGCATATGTAGTCCCATCGCGAGACCGGAAACGTAAGCCACTTCGTGGTGACTATGCTGCACATGCAGCTCATTTACTCAGTGAACTTAGAACAGCGCTAGGACCTCTTCCAGCTCCAACAAGTGACGGTCGCCTAGCAATTAGGGGTCTCAAGGCAGGAACAATTGTTGAAGTAACGACTTGTCCTCCTGCTGAAGGTTCCCGCAGTAAAGCAACTAAGATCCCAGCAGCTTTAGATTTCCCCACCCAAGATATAACGGTATTACGTTCAAAACGGAACGATGATTGTTCTGAAAGTGCATTGCTATTCATTCCTGACGCGGCAAGGGAATATCTGCGGAAGCGAATCGCTGAATATGGAAAGAATCCGAGTGGTGTCCGCCGACCAGACTTAGAGCGTTTTGAGGTTGTTGAGAATGTCCGCGCGGCAGATGCCCGCTCATTGTTCACTATGGACATAGCTTTTGATTCCCCAGAAATTCTGTGGTGGGAGATCTGGGTGCGTCAACCAGTCATTTCGGCAGATCGGTTGGTCGATGCGGCAAAGAATGCGAATCTTGATGTTCACTCCGAGCGGCTTTTATTCCCTGACACTGCAGTAATCTTCGTCCATGCTGCTGCGAAGGCTTTGATTTCATTTGCGACGAAGGTGCCAGGCTCAATAACGGAGATCCGCCGTGCTACCGGCACTATCGAGCCAATCCTCGACCGTGGGGAAAGCGGGCTTTCCCAGCACGATTGGGTTGCCGAACTTGCGGGACGTGTTGCTTCTCCGCCTGACGGTGCCCCGGTCGTTTGTATCCTTGATACGGGCATTGCTGCAGCGCATCCGCTGATTGCACCTGGTCTGCAAGGTGCTTGGGCGTATGATCAAGCATGGGGAGCTGACGATCATTATCCTGGCGGAGGTCACGGTACTCCGCTTGCTGGGCTCGTCCTATATGGTGACCTTGAGCCGCTCATGAATGATACCCGGTCAGTGACGCTGACTCATGGCGCGGAGTCAGTCAAACTGTTGCCGCCACGTGGATTCCCACCGACTAAACCACCTAACTACGGCATCGTTACGCAGGGTGCGGTAGCTTTAGTTGAGTTGGAAAGACCAGAGGCCCTACGTACTTTCTGTCTCGCGACCTCGACAACGGACTTTCCTCCTAATCGGCCATCAACGTGGAGCGGGGCGCTTGATCAAATCGCCTCCGGCAGCATGGTGGGCGATATTAGCGAAAATGTCCCGGCGCGACAGCGTCCGAAGCGGTTGCTGTTGGTTGCTACAGGAAATGTTTCTGGAGGTTTGGCCCTAGACGTTTTACCTCTGCAGTCACTAGAAGATCCTTCACAAAGTTGGAATGCTTTAACGATCGGTGGGTTCACTCGCAAAGAACAGCCACCAGCGGGCCCGGCTTCACTATACTCTGCCGTGCCAGCTAACCACCGTAGCCCATTTAGCCGTGGGTCACAGGCTCTTCCTAATGATCTGACACCAATAAAGCCAGAGGTCTTATTTGAAGCCGGGAACATGGCGTCGGATGAAGGAGGTTTCTGTGGGTGGGATCCGTCGATGTCGCTTCTAGCAACAGGATCGGACGTGGTCGCAGAGCCGCTTGTACCTTTTTGGGCAACGAGCGCCGCGACTGGGGTTGCTGGTAACTTTGTGGGGCGTTTGCAGGCAGCACTTCCTACTTTGTGGCCGGAAACTCACCGTGCACTAATTGTCGATTCAGCTCGTTGGCCAGAGCCGATACGTAAAAATTTCGTCGGGACCGGGGCCCATTGGAAAGGTGGAAGCAAGAGTAAGAAACAGCAGTTACTTCGTGAATATGGGTATGGCGTACCTGACATAGAGCGCGCGATCTTTTCAGCTCAGAACGACGCTACTTTAATCGCGCAGTCGGAAATTCAGCCGTTTGCACTTGGCGCAGATGGAAAGTCCGGCGTTTTCAATGAGATGCATTTTTACGATCTGCCTTGGCCGCGTCGAGCATTAGAAAAGCTTGAAAATGAGATTGTGACGATGAAAGTGACTCTCTCATATTTTGTGGAGCCTAATTTGACAGGAAAGGCCGCGACCCGTCCTGATACGTATCGTTCCTTCGGGCTGCGCTTCGATATGAAAAAAAGAGGCGAATCGGATTTGCGTTTTCGCAGCAGGCTCACTGCAAGTCAGTCCAAAGATTCTGGTGAAATGGACGACGAGACAAGCTACTGGTTGCTGGGGCCAAAAGCGATACAGGCAGGGTCACTTCATTGCGATCTTTGGCGAGGAAGAGCGATTGACCTTGCTGGACATGATGCAATCGCAGTCTATCCAGTTGGGGGATGGTGGAAATCACATACAGGCCAGAAGCGCGTAACCGACAAAGCAAGGTATGCACTGGTAATCTCAATATCGGCGCCCGGACATGACATTGATTTATGCGCGGAGATCGATGTGGCCATAGAGGCGAAAGAAGTAGAAGTTTTACTTGGTTAG
- a CDS encoding AAA family ATPase, with the protein MSAKQVLALLNSHIDGDEEQLLSIALQIAAQEARQGRPDDADKLKRLVQKARDQRPSIGSPGGQTPIPLARPRGELQGLVESTYPRISLSDMVLSDEVSKRLSRVVRQQQQRLILREHGQTPTSHLLLVGPPGTGKTMTASAIAGELRLPLFTVRLESLFSRFFGETAGKLRLLFDQISQTRGVYLLDEFDAIGARRGDSNDVGEIRRVLNSVLSFMEEPNSTDSVVLAATNHVSILDEALARRFDELIEYNLPDVDAVRAILERRLGKFKFTAKSWGAMAPTLEGLSPGELVRAADAVVKDAILEGASKVSPTALREALENRQTLKSKFRR; encoded by the coding sequence ATGTCAGCTAAACAAGTTCTCGCACTCCTTAATTCTCATATCGATGGAGATGAGGAACAACTTCTGTCGATTGCATTGCAGATAGCCGCGCAAGAGGCGCGTCAGGGTAGACCAGATGACGCAGATAAACTTAAGCGGCTTGTTCAAAAAGCTCGAGATCAACGTCCGAGTATAGGAAGTCCAGGAGGACAAACCCCGATCCCATTGGCCCGTCCAAGAGGTGAACTTCAAGGATTGGTTGAAAGTACATATCCAAGAATTAGTCTATCTGACATGGTATTGTCGGATGAGGTATCCAAACGGCTATCGCGTGTGGTTCGACAGCAGCAACAACGACTTATTTTGCGTGAGCACGGTCAAACACCAACTTCTCATCTGCTGCTTGTTGGGCCACCTGGTACAGGGAAGACGATGACTGCATCAGCTATTGCTGGAGAACTTCGCCTACCGTTATTCACTGTCCGATTAGAATCGCTATTTAGTAGATTCTTCGGCGAGACAGCTGGAAAGCTACGTCTGCTTTTTGATCAAATTTCTCAGACGAGAGGCGTCTACCTACTTGATGAGTTTGATGCTATTGGTGCTCGCAGAGGGGATTCTAACGACGTTGGCGAAATCCGCCGTGTGCTGAATTCAGTTCTCTCATTTATGGAGGAGCCCAACTCTACTGATAGTGTTGTGCTCGCTGCAACAAATCATGTGTCGATATTGGATGAAGCTTTGGCTCGGCGTTTTGATGAGCTAATCGAATATAACCTTCCTGATGTCGATGCTGTTAGAGCTATTCTAGAGCGTAGACTTGGAAAATTTAAGTTCACAGCTAAATCTTGGGGCGCCATGGCGCCAACGCTCGAAGGTTTGAGCCCAGGAGAGCTAGTGAGAGCAGCTGACGCCGTTGTAAAGGATGCTATTCTTGAGGGCGCCTCCAAAGTTTCACCAACAGCCCTTCGCGAAGCCCTGGAGAATCGGCAAACACTAAAAAGCAAGTTTCGGCGCTGA
- a CDS encoding trypsin-like serine protease gives MARSRLIRRWLGCASLLACTYGSTAAAQDLEFSTNDGTLEFVSVASLTQDSGAIPKMGNAQRVNTKLWPASFVARFDGGTCTATLIGPRVLLTAAHCVGHDKRISITLPSGAAYGGKCKRESTWSLVEPSHDLALCLMDKEVIEPHLEYEWVALNLAVARHDELIAGGYGCTDLETMTVAKPPEFWVGSFFVDVPPGGLTWGPGYLATKPGTSANTAFVCRGDSGGAVYRVKNGKRGVVAVVSAVQANPKLDTYKVSYLTSLSSSKAQKFITNWLAEAKQPVCGIDPLVPNCRPARP, from the coding sequence ATGGCACGTTCGCGCTTGATCCGCCGCTGGCTTGGATGCGCGTCTCTCCTGGCCTGCACCTACGGTTCAACAGCCGCAGCTCAGGATTTGGAATTCAGCACCAACGATGGCACATTAGAGTTCGTTTCTGTCGCAAGCTTGACACAGGATTCAGGTGCGATACCCAAGATGGGCAACGCCCAACGCGTCAACACCAAGCTGTGGCCGGCGTCTTTCGTGGCCAGATTCGACGGCGGCACCTGTACTGCGACACTGATTGGGCCGCGTGTACTGTTGACCGCGGCGCATTGCGTCGGCCACGACAAACGGATCAGCATCACGTTGCCTAGTGGCGCGGCATACGGAGGGAAATGCAAGCGTGAATCCACGTGGTCACTCGTTGAACCCAGCCACGACCTGGCCCTGTGCCTGATGGATAAGGAAGTCATAGAGCCGCACTTGGAATATGAGTGGGTCGCCTTGAACCTGGCCGTGGCACGGCACGATGAACTGATCGCGGGCGGTTACGGCTGCACGGACCTCGAGACAATGACAGTCGCAAAGCCGCCGGAGTTTTGGGTGGGATCCTTTTTTGTGGATGTGCCGCCGGGCGGCCTGACCTGGGGGCCCGGCTATCTCGCGACAAAACCCGGCACCAGCGCCAACACTGCTTTTGTATGCCGGGGTGACAGCGGCGGCGCGGTCTATCGGGTCAAGAACGGAAAGCGTGGTGTCGTCGCGGTCGTTTCGGCGGTCCAGGCCAACCCCAAACTGGATACCTACAAGGTGTCGTACCTAACGTCTCTTTCGTCCAGCAAGGCTCAGAAGTTCATCACGAACTGGCTGGCTGAAGCCAAACAGCCGGTCTGCGGCATCGACCCGCTGGTACCCAATTGCCGTCCCGCCCGCCCATGA